The following are from one region of the Salvia hispanica cultivar TCC Black 2014 chromosome 1, UniMelb_Shisp_WGS_1.0, whole genome shotgun sequence genome:
- the LOC125187008 gene encoding protein FAR1-RELATED SEQUENCE 5-like — protein MGENMNDQLYIPQIANDRKPEIGMKFTSIDDAFEFYNQYAREAGFSARISNSKRNKITKEVVWKQFVCFKAGQTDEARSKNRPSSGCPTTIRARGEVRTDCKAKISIVRQQNGPGWCVSVFTEGHNHGLSTPSKVHLLRSHRSVSAAKKVLTQHLSEANIPTCQQMQLLEIESGGLESVGCTERDIRNFEKKLRDEQKGIDAETLIEFFTSEKEKNSAFFFDYETYSDSDNTFKRCFWADYKSRRAYSVFGDVVVFDSTYNTNKFMEAMPTGAPKSIITDQDPAMTKALAQVLPETVHRYCLWHILNKFPEKISPVTFRDHYRSIKNVIKNSTSPEEFEHDWKDVIRCANLEENSWIVLMYELRHKWVPTYFSNVFFAGMSSSQKSESSHSFFKKYVSHKNSLMPKA, from the exons atGGGTGAAAATATGAACGATCAACTATATATTCCTCAAATTGCAAACGATCGAAAGCCAGAGATTGGAATGAAATTTACGTCAATAGATGATGCGTTTGAATTCTACAATCAATATGCACGTGAAGCTGGATTTAGTGCAAGAATAAGCAATAGCAAAAGGAATAAGATAACAAAAGAAGTTGTTTGGAaacaatttgtttgttttaagGCTGGCCAAACTGATGAAGCCCGTTCCAAAAACCGACCATCCAGTGGTTGTCCGACTACGATAAGAGCTCGTGGTGAAGTTAGAACTGATTGTAAGGCAAAGATTTCAATTGTTAGGCAACAAAATGGACCTGGCTGGTGTGTTAGTGTCTTCACTGAGGGTCATAATCATGGACTTTCTACTCCTTCAAAGGTGCATTTACTCCGATCACATCGTAGTGTTTCTGCCGCAAAGAAAGTGTTGACTCAACATCTTTCAGAAGCTAACATACCAACTTGTCAGCAAATGCAACTATTGGAAATAGAGAGCGGTGGGCTTGAAAGTGTAGGTTGCACTGAAAGAGATATtagaaattttgagaaaaaattaaggGATGAACAAAAGGGGATTGATGCTGAAACTCTGATAGAATTCTTTACATCtgagaaagagaagaattCAGCATTTTTCTTTGACTATGAGACGTATTCAGATTCAGATAATACGTTCAAAAGATGTTTTTGGGCGGATTATAAATCAAGAAGGGCTTATAGTGTATTTGGTGATGTCGTAGTATTCGATTCAACTTATAACACTAACAA GTTTATGGAAGCTATGCCAACAGGTGCACCAAAATCAATTATTACTGATCAAGATCCTGCTATGACGAAAGCACTTGCACAAGTTTTGCCTGAAACAGTGCACCGTTATTGTTTGTGGCATATATTGAACAAATTTCCTGAGAAGATTTCCCCAGTGACTTTTCGAGATCACTATCGGAGCATAAAGAATGTTATAAAAAATTCTACATCTCCAGAGGAATTTGAGCATGACTGGAAAGATGTTATTAGATGTGCTAACTTGGAGGAAAATAGTTGGATAGTGTTGATGTATGAGTTAAGGCATAAGTGGGTTCCGACATATTTCAGTAACGTATTTTTTGCTGGGATGTCGAGTAGTCAAAAATCCGAGAGttcacattcattttttaaaaagtatgtCTCCCATAAAAACTCATTGATGCCAAAGGCATAA